The following DNA comes from Pseudomonadota bacterium.
TTGATTAACGTTTAAATATAACTTACCTGCGATAGCAGCATGTCAGCATTTTAAGAATTTTTCCTCTCAAAAAATTCTTAAAAAACTCTGTGACTCTGAGAACTCTGTGAGAGATTTAAAAGATACAAGGCACAAGTTTATACACACTTTATGCTTATCAATTTACTGTCAACTGGTAACCGGTAACCGGAAACCGATATAATCCTGTCAATCCTGTCTGCCATTTTTAACCTTGCTTGTTCCTTACAAACTTTTTTACGGCTTGACAATGGCCATAAATATAGCTATTATTTCCGAAAGTACTTGTTGTACAACAAACGGGGGGAGTAATAACTATGAAAGAACAATATACAATAGTAGATGCCAAAAACAAACTGACATCGATCATCCATTCTGTAGAAACCGGCCATGCTGTTAAATTGACCAGGCATGGCAAGCCCGTTGCCGTTTTATTATCAATAAAAGATTATCAAAGGCTTAACAGTAAAAAAGAAGGCTTTTATAATGCCTTGAATTCCTGGCGGGAAAGCATGGCAGAAGAAGATGTAGTTATCACAGGCGAAGAATTTGATGATGTCAGAGATAATTCATCAGGCCGGAACATCGACTTATTATGATAAAGTACCTGCTCGATACAAACATCTTATCCGAACCTGTGAAAGCTTATCCCAACCAGCACATAATGACAATGCTCAAAAAACATCAAAATGAGATTATAACGGCTGCTCCGGTATGGCATGAACTTCTGTACGGCTATCTCCGGCTTCCGGTTTCCCGTAAGCGTGATATGCTCGAAGCATATCTTGAAGATGTCGTACTAAAAAACATGGATATACTTCCCTATGATGAGCGGGCAGCAAAATGGCACGCAGAACAGAGAGCCAAACTATCCCTGCATGGAAATACTCCATCTTTCGTAGACGGTCAGATCGCAGCAATAGTCAGTGTTAATGATCTGATTCTGGTTACACGTAACACTCAGGATTTCAAATTATTTGAAAGTATCCGTGTTTTAAATTGGCATAAAACAGGTTAAAAACATTTGTTTTTAGCTATGATTAACCCCAACCACTGTTCGAGTTGTCGAGCTTAAAGGAAAACATAGTTTATTAATTAGACAGGATTAACAGGATGTACAGGATTTTACTTGCCGGCCGGAAGCCGTACAGGCAATAAGCCATACAACATCATAAACTGCAAATTCTGTAAGGAATAAACATCTCACAGAGCCCACAGAGGGCACAAAGATTTTTCAGAATTTTTGAGAGGATAATTCTGAAAATGTCTATCACTGCTTACTCATGAGAAAAATATAACAGTTAGCCCATCATTTGGGTCTGAAATATTCTTGGCTCCTCCCGT
Coding sequences within:
- a CDS encoding type II toxin-antitoxin system Phd/YefM family antitoxin; the encoded protein is MKEQYTIVDAKNKLTSIIHSVETGHAVKLTRHGKPVAVLLSIKDYQRLNSKKEGFYNALNSWRESMAEEDVVITGEEFDDVRDNSSGRNIDLL
- a CDS encoding type II toxin-antitoxin system VapC family toxin; the encoded protein is MMIKYLLDTNILSEPVKAYPNQHIMTMLKKHQNEIITAAPVWHELLYGYLRLPVSRKRDMLEAYLEDVVLKNMDILPYDERAAKWHAEQRAKLSLHGNTPSFVDGQIAAIVSVNDLILVTRNTQDFKLFESIRVLNWHKTG